The Nymphaea colorata isolate Beijing-Zhang1983 chromosome 5, ASM883128v2, whole genome shotgun sequence DNA segment TACTTACCACAGGAATGAAGGAAAATCTATCAAGTTATCCTCCCTGATGATCGTTTTCCTCAGACTGTCTatcaaggagaaaaaaggaaactacACAGGCAGTAACATGAGGATCTTCAAACATTTCTAAACAAGAAGGATTGATTAGTTAGATAGATAGAGAAGTTTAATCATCTATTCTCTTGCCATCCCATGCATATGGTCAACAGTTCACTGACCTCCTCCCCTTCCACCCACACAATTCAACCCAAACCTCTCATTTGAATAATGTTGTGCCCACTGCATTTTATTAGCCTATTAGGAAATACTTTTGGTCCAAAACTTTTCTGTTGCATCTAGGATGCAggcatttttcttctctttaatttgtATTGCATGTAAATGCACatggagagaagaaggaagagaatgtgtaagaaataacaaaaaggTAAGCTCGTGAATCCATCCAGTCCAGATTTGTAATCTTCTTTGAGTATGTAATAAAGATGTATGAGCTTGATAACAAAATAAACTAAAGAAGTCTTTCTGAAcctatgtaacatgggtaccTTAATTTTGGTGGAGTACCCATACTAGTCAGGTGCGACACGgctatgggtacgggtacggtgtCGGGTGCGGCTCAGGTATGAGTCAACAGGTACCGGGTACGATCAACGTACCCAGGTCTGTATCTATCCAAAAACAGACTCAGTCAATGTTGACCGATttcattttcgtccaaaacttaggggttttttttgttttcttatttcctttcaaaaacgCAGAGCCTCGAAAAAATTGTGAGCAACGTCCAGCGACCTGCGATGTCCAGCAACTTCCGACGACCTCCAACAACCTCCGGCGACCTTCCTGGAtgaactattttttctttttattgttgttcttagcagtatttttgttttcattcgactaatgtttatacttGATTGTTTAGGGGGCTGCtcggttgtccatatgtttaaagtttttcataggtttcttaaaaacACTGCTGCAAGatccgttgatatatattttctatgttgtttattgtttatgttgatattttttttattttgatatatatattttctaagtatttcttctatatatatatatatatatatatatatatatatatatatatatatatatatacggccgtatccccacacccaagttttttgaaaattgatcgTACTTGTActcgcaccggcacccgtacctatgtgacatagtccTAAACATTAAATACAAAAGCAAAGGTGAAAGGGAAGCATGTAGATCAGTAAAAATACACAGGAAATCAAAATGATATGAACATCAGTACTAAATTTGGGGTATACAACAAGAAACATCTATTGTAGTATACATCAACAACTTAACTAACTACTGCTGCGCCTAAAGTTCTCCAAATACCTAGGCTTTTGACATATTGATTGGAAGATAAAACGGATGACTTGCTAGACCCAAGTGACCATACTGGATATTAACAGATTTCTTAGATATTACGCCTCTAAGGACTAATAATGTCGCATCATGGCCTTAGGAGAGATGCAAGTAGTCACCTCCTGGGATGATAAAAGAGACCAGAATGGCAATGACAAAGGGAAAGTCTTTGAAACCCAGAGAGATTCAAATTTAGACAGGGGTTCTACAAAATCAATGTGTAAAAATCTACAAGCCATTTAGTGGAACTTTTTCAGCGATAAAAGAAGCACATGGTTCAGCAAGCACATTAACGTCCTTAAAAGTGTGGCACAGATACCAATAGTGACTTTAGCAGAATAAACATAActgttcaaaaaataaaaacatcggATTTCAAATGATGCAACAAAACATCTAGCGTGAAACACATAATGCTACACAATTTTGCCATCACAAGTTCCAACGTTCATATGCACATTAAGCTTTCAAAGACTCGGGCACAAATTATACCTCTACATGTCCAGCATGGAAAAGATCAAATGCACCATCTATATACACTATGCGTGCATCTGGCCCTGGCCCCTGAATCCAATACATCCACAGTCAAAGTGAGTCAAAGAAGCACAATAGTAGGAAAAGTCCAGGCATTAAAGACAACATCAAGAAGAAACTCTTCCTAGTATTTCATGTGACTTATCCTACACATTTGCAAAGTTACAAGGTTTGAGGGAAACGCACCATAAAAGCAGAATTTTGGAATCAGGCTAAAATAAAAACTTGGGACCCCACTTGTTAGCTCGATTTACAAACCCCAAGAACCAGCAGCAGTAACCCCAAAAGTAATGAGGTTAAAGTTGAACAGatcacatacacatatatatacaaatgcatatatcatatatatgtgtgtgtgtgtgtgtgtatggatTTTCATGTATACATACAAGCATTAGTCATGGAGGTTTAGTTTAACAAAAGAATCTTATGGAAAAGGATCTACATGTCTTAGAAAGTTAGATGTGTGCATCATAATTTGATAAATGATAGCACTTTTGTGCTTGCTTATGTCTACTAAATGACCTTTATGGACATACAGTAAGAGTAGACACATGATTAGCATTTAGAGCCTTTGGAAGTCACTCATCATATATGGAAACCTTACATACATGTGCCCACAAATAAAAAAGTGTCTATTCTTTGTAAAATTGCAATATAGGCTATACATATTAAGCAAAAGAAGCACTCAATAGTTTCacttttgtaaatattttgCACCATTGGATATAATTTATACATTATCAAAATGCCACCAACATTGATTTGTCAATGAGCCCTCATAGATACTATTGCAGAATCTGTCCACACAGATACCACATACTTAAAACACAAGAATGCACACATCAAAACACATAGACATATACAGGATATTTAGAAAATGCCATCtaaaaatatgcattttgtAATCCTAAGCCAGACGGGTGCGCCAACTATAGCACCGATGCTGGTGCGCGTGCAGCCCAACACGGCACCCGACTCAGTCAAACCGAATCAGGTGCTGCTGACCGcacatgttcttcttttctcttgttttttttttttttttttccttctcctatcttgccctcttcttttttccctcttccctCTCCAATcccacttattttatttaataaaactttgaattttgtatgagattaaggtaaccttgataaaaaaaagtttaaaaatatagacaaataaaattacttatataacaaataacatatatctatatatatatcattgtcacatatattgaGTATGGGCATTATACAGCAAGGAATTTCTCGAGTATattacggcaaagttgtatatctagGGAATATTTCGGGAAAATCTCgtcaaatttttaaacaatttaaaacatttaataaatcctgaaaattataaaaaatcataaaaatacaaaaaaacgtgaaaaaatgtgtttttttcacgttttttattttctggcgttttttgaaaaagacgcatttttcaagttttattaaTCTTTgcgtattatacgcgtttttttcaaataagatgtgttttctgtgacaatgacattatatatatatatatatatatatatatatatatatataaatgctctcgctgggatttttttttggaacttgccgcaTTCCACACCGGCACCCACACCCAATTTGTTTTGGAATTTGCcggtacccgcacccatgtgacataactGTAATCTGTAGAGTTCTAAAGTAACCAGACAAATCATACAAATGAATTTTATCGCCCAAGGCCAGATTAtaagcccaaaagtttttaagcTCATAAGATCTGACATATGCATCAATTATATTATTAATTATATCCCATTGGGAATAGCCTAGACAATTGAATCTATCTTTGCATCCCACTTTTGAGCattcaaagaagaaagaagtaGATTAAGCAGTCAGGTTATGAAGATTGTTAAAATTAggacataatatatatatacacacacacacacacacatacatatatatatataggtatatatatatttattatacaattatatatataatatataatatataatatatataaacatgtaaATTACACTCATACAGTTAGTTTTGCAAGATCTCCACAAAGTACTGGCATGAAGTCCAAAATATATACAGCAAATCTCAGAACGGGATGATTAGATTGCAGTACTAAATgcacgtacacacacacacacatatgtatatatatgtatgtatttgaGCACCTAAGGTCCTAAACCCACTTAATAGAAAGCTTATATTTTTGCAAATGATacatttatttttcatcaaGGATACATTTATTTCTTCATCAAACCTTTTGGATTTGATCTATTTATGGTTTTTAGTAGGTCATAGCCTGGAGATCGTGTAATTCTAGCAAACATATGGGTGCCTTAATGGCTTGAGAAATCAATAAACTCACAATATGTCAATCCTAAAGGCTaaaagtttttatgttttttattccTAAACTGCATTACCCAAGAGATAATCCTATCAAATAAACCAACTTGGGAGCACACTGTGCACATACTTATTGCATCTAATACAACTACAACTTCTACTGATGAGGTTTCACAACATGACTGGAGAAACTCCAAGAGCACCAGACATtggcaaacacacacacacacacacacactatatatatatatatatatatatatatatataagagagagagagagagagtttgataTAATTGCCATTTTTCAGGAACAATTGTTTCTTAGCAGAGCCTGAGAACTTGGTCTCACTACAAGAATCTTAAAAGCATCAGCATATCAGAGTTCTAgtgtttttcattcttcttggcACTCAATAGTTTTTTGAGCAAGTCATGTTAGAGTTTTACTAAATATCTATATACATGTTCAGGTTCAGCAAGCACAACATCATCACCACGTACTTAGCTAAACATATTATTTGTGGCATGCTCCACGGTAGCAtttataacatgaaaaaaatatgtacttTGGAAGTAAGACCTGATGAAATGACAATGTCAAGCGCTTTTTGAATTTCACGAAAAACCTAGTTTCTCCATCAGTCGGATGGACCACACAATGGTCAAAACCAGAATTTCATCATATCCTGGAGATTGAATCTTCTGTATCTTGATGACCTTATGACAATAAGCCCCAAAATGAAGATGCAATTTCAGCACAAATATATCAGGAAACCAAGCTAGGACGAATTCACATAAGGACAAAGAGCAAGCTTATGACCCGACTagaagaaataatttttcaagGTCTAACATAATTAATACAACTGCATACTAACAATAGTTGCTCAAGTATGAGAAAAATGGTCAGCATTCATTAGTAGGTCGGTTTAATAAGAAACATTTGTGGACCACAGGCCTAGATCAAAATTTAGATTAAATCTCAAAACAACAAGAACACAAACAAGAATAGTTCAAGCATCAATTTATAATTTCTCCAGtttccttctccctttcccGAGGCTAACACCACGAGTTTACCGTGAAGACTATCCGGTTGCTCATCATTGTACGTAAAATACGGAGATGGACATCCACACCTTTATCATGGACTACCAACCGAAAAAAATATAGCAAATTGCAAAATGCGTATAAGTAATTGAAATTCGGGCAAGGAACAAGCGAAATAACTACCTTGCCGTTGGAGAATTGTACAATCCTTCGAGATGTAGGCAGGAAATGTGATATCCGTGTCGAACTTGCAGTTACCCCTCCATCTTCAATCTTATGGCTGTGCCCATGGCTGAATTGCCGCTGCAAAGATGCATGGTTATGGCTGTCATTGAGTGACCTCTCTCTCACACAAAGAAGCATCCGGCCTGTCCAGAAAGCAAGACGGGGAAGTTTAACGATGCATGAAATGCTGCTGCAAGCCGGAGAAACTAGTCGAGCACAAATGCTCACACCATGAAAACCACCAATTAACGGGAACAGGCGGGATGGCAAAAATAATAACCATagcaagagaagaagaggaggagatgTGAACGGTACCAACGATGTCCGTGCTTGAAACTCCTTCAGTCCGCTTGATCTGCTTGTATCGGCCAGCCTTCTTGGCGAGGGCGTACGCATCGGATCCATCAGGGAGAAGGCAGGGATCGTCTCCGTGAATTATGTAGTCGATCTTATATTCATCAAAAAGCTTGTTCATGAATTCTTCCGTTATCGCGTAAGGAGCATCTGGAATGACTTCATCCACCCACTTCACGGCGTTGACCATTATCATCCTGCAGTTGGTCGGAAAGAATCAGATCGAACAAAATGGGCCGAGTCGCCCAAAGTAAAGGTAAAAAGCGACCAATTTCGCTTACCTCTCATGGAGAGGGGTAACCGGCGGACCTTTGTTGGCAATGATCTCGTCGTCGCTGACGACTCCGACGACAAGCTGGTCGCCGAGAGCACGAGCTTGGCGGAGGGCGTTGCAGTGGCCGTAGTGCATCATGTCGAAGCACCCGTCCATATACACCCTGACGGGcttcttcttgttcctcttcCACCACCAACTATCGCTGCCCCCCAGCAGAGGTGGGAGGCTATGGTTGGGGAAACCCAGAAAGAAGCCTAGGGCGGACGCCGTGAGAATGAAACCCCCCAGCAGACCGGTAGCTAACCATCTGGAGACCTGACTGTCCGGGCGAGAGAAATCGGAACCCATGGCGGAGTCAGACGGGCGAGCGATTCCACCTCGCTCCCCGGCCGGCCAGCTAACTATGGATGATAACGATGACCAGTGGTTGATAGGAGAAGAACCCTCCCtgcgagagagaggaagagagagagagagagagaagggggagggGGTGCTTTCTGGAATAACCCGTTAACGTCCTTTTCGCGGGTATTTGTAaatcttttcctccttttttggGGGGGtccctctttcccttttatCTTCCAGCCCCTTCCCTCACCTCACCGTGAGATACGAGGAGGAAGTGGAGGAAAGCCCACCCACAAAACTCCCCATTCTTCAAAATTCTCGGCCCTCTTTCCCAATTCCAACACCCAGAAGAGAACGAAACTGGAAGATGACGCCCTGCCCTCTTCCCTCCACAGTCCAGAATCTCCAGGAACTCAAtttcagaaagagagagaggggggggccGCTCCCGGACTTTCTCCTGCACCTCAGGCGGCAAAAATCTCTCCTGCCCTTATCGATGGACGGCGCTGCCCAACGAACAACGGACCTACGGAACCAGGCTCTGCCCTTCCCTATTAACTGAAGGAAGGGCACTACTGGGGGTCATCTCAATCTCCTCCCTGCCTGCAGATGTCGTACACCCTCACCGATCAACCTCGCCCCCGGCAGCACAATTTGACtcagaaactgaaaaaacaactgaaaataagAACATGGTAGCTTAGATTAGACAATGGCAGAGAGGATGCTTTTAGGCCATTAGGCATGCGGCCCACCTCGATTGGGCTTTTCCTTCTCCAAGCATCTCCTCGTCTTGGCTGTCATTTCGAGTGCTGATGCACCTCCAGTGCGCTGAGCTCTCGTCTTTTTTATCTCTCATGAGCGGTGGTACGTGAGAGGAACCGAAAAACGTGCAACTAAGAGAACAAATCACATGGTGCAACGCTGTCTTGTTGTGTCTTGAATCGACGATTCCTGATTCCATATTTAACCGAAACTGCAGGGGAAATGAAGGCATCGTTCAGTGCCAGTTGGTGTGGACTGTTTGTGTTGGATGGTCTGCCATTATAGATGACATTGCCGTCTCTGTGGTCTTTCAGCAGAACTTTTAAATCTTACGTTCTGTTGCCTACCTAACCATAACTGTTAAAATACAAATTGGCTAAACTCAAAGACTTCAAAAATTACtaggaagatgaaaaagataCATAAAACTAAAGAAATCCATATACTTTTTTTCGTTCTTTGAAGTAAGCTGCAAGCTTCGTGGTCTCTGAAACATGTTCTTGAAAAGACTCTCCTGTGCATAGAAGTTTATAGCAGCTATGTGCCTGACTACCCAATACATgtcaaatgaaaaatgaatgaaaacctCTCAAGATCTATTAACGACTTTCTTGGCCTTGAAGTTTAGATTCGAAGAGCATCTAACTGAAATGGGCCGCTTTAACTCTACAGTTAGAGAACTATATATTGAAGATCCCCATCAGGCTTGAATCTGTAAATCTCAAGTCTGAACGAAAATGGGCTTGATATTGCATATATGGACTTCAGAATTCAAATTGATAAATCCACGATTGTAGATCCAGCAAGGTTCAATCTTATCAATGCTTATCATCCCCATGCGATAGTATGCGTGTGCGTGCACGCGTGCACCTGGGAATTGTAAGTTGTACGGCAATCAGAAGTGCCACAAACAGGCGAAGGGCACACGCAAAGAAATCTGTAGGTCAAACAGGTTATGAAAACTAATCAGTTTGAAGATTATCTTTGCGCTTGGGGCATTGACCCTTGGGCAATGAGGCAGTTAGTTAAGTAAAACAGAGGCACGTCAATTGTTGGTTGAAATAGTTTGAAGATTTGATTTCTCGTTAGCTTTTAGTATTAATCTGCGTACGTACTCATGTTAAGGTGCAGTTAAGAAACACTCATTAAATGTAGTCTGTCTGACGTTTGATTGCATCAACTGTGTTTCTGTGCGTgtataaaagagaaagaaagagaggaggagagaaggGATAAGGCCCATCCAATTAGCCCCACCAGCAATTCTCACTGTAACACAACACTCTTCAATAGTGTCCTTCAATAATCAAACTGAACACATAGATTTCACACGCTACCAAGTCCAACCGGTTGCATTACCTATCACttgtgagaaaaagaaaaagagaaattttataaatgagAAATATGTAGGGTATTTTCTCAGTATTCCTAAACGAGAAGAAGTTTCCGCATTATGCATCATATAAGAAGCGAGTGGTTTAGTGGCCCATGAATTTTCCAGATTTGACCCGCCTTTCTCCCACTTCTTGCAGTTGTTAATGGTGTCTCATTTTCATGAAACTCACAATTTCAAACCAATTAACGGGACAGAGGAGCAAAAGGCTAAAATCTCACTAGGCTTCTGTCCCAAAAGGCTAAAATCTCATTAGACTAACCTTTAATTGATCTGTATCGGTTGTAATCATCACCGCTATAGATCCATACCAGTGGTTTCTTCGCCTCTAGTTTTCGCTTATATGAAGTTTAACGGTGGTTTTGCCACCGGTATATCCTACTTTAACTAAGCGCCAGCTCGGCGAACTTATACTACAATTGTTATTTGCTCTCCCTCAGGTGCGTTCAGCTGATGCTTGTATACTTTTCTATAGCTATATTTTTGTCCGTCAATTTACACCGATAGCAGCAATGCAAGTGCCTAATGGAAACAAGCCATTCATTGAGAGGATGTTCATTAGTCGACAGGCAGAACTCAGCAACACCTTCCAACCATCCACGAACGATAGTTTTCGTTGTTCACAATTGGCATTGGACACCGATGAAAGCAATGCTGCACCTTCTGTGACTTGAAATCAATGCCAAATTTGAAATCAGGCGTGTATTTGAAAGGAGCCACCCGTTGTTAGGACATACAAACGACAGGTGCCACGTTTATAATCACCCTGCAAACCAGTTTTCAGTACCATGTCTACATTCTAACACGAAGCTTTAAC contains these protein-coding regions:
- the LOC116254870 gene encoding ethanolamine-phosphate cytidylyltransferase, coding for MGSDFSRPDSQVSRWLATGLLGGFILTASALGFFLGFPNHSLPPLLGGSDSWWWKRNKKKPVRVYMDGCFDMMHYGHCNALRQARALGDQLVVGVVSDDEIIANKGPPVTPLHERMIMVNAVKWVDEVIPDAPYAITEEFMNKLFDEYKIDYIIHGDDPCLLPDGSDAYALAKKAGRYKQIKRTEGVSSTDIVGRMLLCVRERSLNDSHNHASLQRQFSHGHSHKIEDGGVTASSTRISHFLPTSRRIVQFSNGKGPGPDARIVYIDGAFDLFHAGHVEILRLARGLGDFLLVGIHTDQTVSNNRGAHRPIMNLHERSLSVLACRYVDEVIIGAPWEVSKDMITTFNISLVVHGTVAENMDYTKGNCNPYAVPTSMGIFKELESTLDITTTTIIKRIVANHEAYQKRNEKKSESEKRYYEGKTFVGDD